The following coding sequences lie in one Arthrobacter sp. PGP41 genomic window:
- a CDS encoding GYD domain-containing protein, whose translation MPLYLSRFSYTPETWGRLINNPEDRRKAAQAYIESVGGKLHGFWYAFGSHDGYNLWEAPDNVSMAAVALAISGGGALSSFQTTVLMSVEETMEALQKAAEIKYQPPGA comes from the coding sequence ATGCCGCTCTATCTGTCAAGGTTCAGCTACACGCCGGAGACCTGGGGCCGGTTGATCAACAACCCGGAGGACCGGCGGAAAGCCGCGCAGGCGTACATCGAATCGGTGGGCGGAAAGCTCCATGGGTTCTGGTACGCCTTCGGCAGCCACGATGGCTACAACCTCTGGGAGGCGCCGGACAACGTGTCCATGGCGGCGGTGGCACTGGCCATCAGCGGGGGCGGGGCCCTGAGTTCGTTCCAAACCACGGTGCTGATGAGCGTCGAAGAGACCATGGAGGCCCTGCAGAAGGCGGCCGAGATCAAATACCAGCCTCCGGGCGCCTGA
- a CDS encoding alpha/beta hydrolase, with protein MATRHRYYYGDDPSQWGELFLPGQPRAAARRGVVVVIHGGYWRSKYGAGLGEPLAGDLAGHGFAAWNLEYRRAGNGGGWPHTFSDILAGIDKLQELAGPHALDLANVVALGHSAGGHLAVWAAGRDRLGRLGLEAEHREARGSRDGVRLTGVVSQSGVLNLAAAEDLNLSDGAVANLLGGPSSDFPGRHRYADPMAALPLSVPVYAVHATDDADVPPGMSVSYVEAARSGPVPAQLVMVPGDHFALINPTTEAYAKCRELVGELLG; from the coding sequence ATGGCAACGCGGCATAGGTATTACTACGGCGATGACCCCAGCCAGTGGGGCGAGCTGTTCCTTCCCGGGCAGCCAAGAGCCGCCGCCCGCCGCGGCGTGGTGGTGGTGATCCACGGCGGCTACTGGCGGTCGAAGTACGGTGCCGGCCTGGGGGAGCCGCTGGCCGGGGACCTTGCCGGGCACGGGTTTGCCGCCTGGAACCTCGAGTACCGCCGGGCGGGCAACGGCGGGGGCTGGCCGCACACTTTCTCGGACATCCTTGCGGGCATCGACAAACTGCAGGAGCTCGCAGGGCCCCACGCCCTGGACTTGGCCAACGTGGTGGCCCTGGGCCATTCCGCCGGCGGCCATCTCGCAGTGTGGGCGGCGGGCCGGGACCGCCTGGGCCGGCTGGGGCTGGAGGCCGAGCACCGCGAGGCCCGTGGCAGCCGCGACGGCGTCCGCCTCACCGGTGTGGTCAGCCAGTCCGGCGTGCTCAACCTCGCGGCAGCGGAGGATCTGAACCTCAGCGATGGTGCGGTGGCCAACCTGCTGGGCGGGCCGTCGTCGGACTTTCCCGGCCGGCACAGGTACGCGGACCCGATGGCCGCGCTGCCGCTCAGCGTCCCCGTCTACGCCGTGCATGCAACGGACGACGCCGACGTGCCGCCGGGCATGTCAGTGTCCTATGTGGAGGCGGCCAGGTCCGGACCGGTCCCCGCGCAGCTGGTCATGGTGCCGGGGGACCACTTCGCGCTGATCAATCCCACAACGGAGGCGTACGCGAAGTGCCGGGAGCTGGTGGGGGAGCTGCTCGGCTGA
- a CDS encoding GntR family transcriptional regulator has translation MATEKRSSAPRLSVRDQTLETIRRRIISLQLPPGEPLSENELAQELGVSRTPVRESLILLREEGLVQVFPQIGSFVSLVDLGRVSEAQFVREAIECASLRDLAVDSSGLAGLRDILKAQSRADADGDVEEFFRLDEDFHRELLRLAGHESAWAAVNSAKAHLDRARRLSLLDTRPVSTLIEQHTAVVDALEANNLADADSSLRLHLRGVFEDVQRIQESTPELFSDGAVARPTRRSVARLG, from the coding sequence ATGGCAACCGAAAAGAGATCCTCAGCACCGCGGCTCTCCGTGCGGGACCAGACGCTCGAGACAATCCGCCGCCGCATCATCTCCCTTCAGTTGCCGCCCGGTGAGCCGCTCTCCGAGAATGAACTGGCGCAGGAACTGGGCGTCAGCCGGACGCCGGTCCGCGAGAGCTTGATCCTGCTCCGCGAAGAGGGGCTGGTGCAGGTCTTCCCGCAGATCGGTTCCTTTGTTTCACTGGTGGATTTGGGGCGGGTCTCGGAGGCCCAGTTCGTCCGCGAGGCCATTGAGTGCGCCTCCCTCCGCGACCTTGCAGTGGACAGCTCCGGCCTTGCGGGCCTCCGGGACATCCTGAAAGCCCAGTCCCGGGCTGACGCCGACGGCGATGTGGAGGAATTCTTCCGGCTCGACGAGGACTTCCACCGGGAGCTCCTGCGGTTGGCGGGGCATGAATCGGCCTGGGCGGCCGTCAATTCGGCCAAGGCGCATCTGGACCGCGCCCGCCGCCTGAGCCTGCTGGACACCCGCCCGGTGTCCACGCTGATTGAGCAGCACACGGCCGTGGTGGACGCCTTGGAAGCCAACAACCTCGCGGATGCCGACAGCTCCCTCCGACTCCACCTCCGCGGCGTTTTCGAGGATGTGCAGCGCATCCAGGAATCCACCCCCGAGCTCTTTTCCGACGGCGCCGTAGCACGCCCCACCAGGCGGAGCGTCGCGCGGCTGGGTTAG
- a CDS encoding MFS transporter: MTESIAPPTTKPEAKPTRELAKVAVSGWLGTAMEFMDFQLYSLAAAIVFNKLFFPDVSPVIGLIAAMATYGVGYVARLAGAVYFGRMGDRIGRKKVLFITIALMGASTTLIGVLPTYAMIGIWAPILLVALRLAQGFGAGAEIAGATVMLAEFAPARRRGLIASLVCLGTNSGTLAASAIWAILVSTLSEADLLSWGWRIPFLFSFVLMIFAVWVRHHVKESPVFEERADVVDGVALSKREIAAAEELARTSTIEAALHQRKGKAFLIALGLRFGQAGNSGLVQTFLVGYLATVLLVDKSVGTTAIMFGSILGFLTIPVMGMLGDRFGRRPLYLALSSLTALFAIPMMLMVTSGNTVLITVAMVIGLNLGVLSLFAMESVTMAEFFGARTRFTQLALAKEIGGILATAIGPLLAATLTAITGHWWPLAAMVIAYSLITLISAFVGPEVRGRDMVRLEDAV; the protein is encoded by the coding sequence ATGACTGAGAGCATCGCGCCGCCCACGACCAAGCCGGAAGCCAAACCCACCCGCGAACTGGCCAAAGTCGCCGTCTCCGGCTGGCTGGGGACGGCCATGGAGTTCATGGACTTCCAGCTGTACTCGCTGGCAGCCGCCATCGTGTTCAACAAGCTTTTCTTCCCCGATGTCAGCCCCGTCATCGGCCTCATCGCCGCCATGGCCACCTACGGCGTGGGCTATGTTGCCCGCCTGGCAGGCGCCGTCTACTTCGGCCGCATGGGTGACAGGATCGGCCGCAAAAAAGTCCTCTTCATCACCATCGCCCTGATGGGCGCCTCCACAACGCTGATCGGTGTCCTCCCCACCTACGCGATGATCGGCATCTGGGCCCCCATCCTCCTGGTGGCACTGCGCCTGGCCCAGGGCTTCGGTGCCGGTGCTGAGATCGCGGGCGCAACCGTGATGCTCGCAGAGTTCGCCCCGGCCCGCCGCCGCGGCCTCATCGCCTCCCTCGTCTGCCTGGGCACCAACTCCGGAACCCTCGCCGCCTCCGCTATCTGGGCCATCCTCGTGTCCACGCTGTCCGAAGCGGACCTGCTCAGCTGGGGCTGGCGCATCCCGTTCCTGTTCAGCTTCGTCCTGATGATCTTCGCCGTGTGGGTCCGCCACCACGTCAAGGAAAGCCCCGTCTTCGAGGAGCGGGCAGACGTCGTCGACGGCGTTGCGCTGTCCAAGCGCGAAATCGCCGCTGCCGAGGAACTGGCCAGGACCAGCACCATCGAGGCTGCGCTGCACCAGCGCAAGGGCAAGGCGTTCCTGATCGCCCTGGGCCTGCGCTTCGGCCAGGCAGGAAACTCCGGGCTGGTCCAGACCTTCCTGGTGGGCTACCTCGCCACCGTCCTCCTCGTCGATAAGAGCGTGGGCACCACCGCCATCATGTTCGGCTCCATCCTGGGCTTCCTGACCATCCCGGTCATGGGCATGCTCGGTGACCGCTTCGGCCGCCGGCCGCTCTATCTCGCCCTGAGCTCCCTCACCGCCCTGTTCGCCATTCCCATGATGCTGATGGTCACCAGCGGCAACACCGTCCTCATCACGGTCGCCATGGTCATCGGCCTAAACCTGGGCGTGCTCAGCCTCTTCGCCATGGAAAGCGTCACCATGGCCGAATTCTTCGGAGCCCGCACCCGCTTCACCCAGCTCGCCCTGGCCAAGGAAATCGGCGGCATCCTCGCCACCGCCATCGGCCCCCTGCTGGCAGCAACCCTCACCGCCATCACCGGCCACTGGTGGCCGCTGGCCGCGATGGTCATCGCCTACTCGCTGATCACCCTCATCTCGGCCTTTGTTGGACCCGAGGTCCGTGGTCGCGACATGGTCCGCCTGGAAGACGCCGTATGA
- a CDS encoding L-idonate 5-dehydrogenase — MKAVVVHGVNDLRIDERPEPVAGPGEVVLDVEWGGICGSDLSYWRHGASGTAALKSPLVLGHEVAGRIAQLGAGVVNLEVGQPVTVHPAELVGDGTMPERLTGRTNLYPQIRYFGSAAFDPHTDGGFSERKLAKASQIRVLPDGVDTLRGALAEPLAVAMHAVSRAGDLTGRDVLVNGAGPIGSLVVAAAKYAGARTVIAADISDAALKIAAAMGADEVRNVSTGGSLPADMELVFEASGIPAVLGGVLRATARGGTLVQVGNLPGAPAPAALGDLVTREITWVGSYRFVDEITDALRAMAGGLDVSPVITHKFGIDQAAEAMRVFGDPTSGSSKVMLNLTPPTA; from the coding sequence ATGAAAGCCGTTGTCGTCCACGGCGTCAATGATCTCCGCATCGACGAGCGGCCGGAACCCGTTGCCGGCCCCGGGGAAGTAGTGCTCGACGTCGAATGGGGCGGCATCTGCGGATCCGACCTTTCGTACTGGCGCCACGGTGCCTCGGGGACCGCGGCACTGAAGTCGCCGCTGGTCCTCGGCCACGAGGTTGCCGGACGCATCGCCCAGCTCGGTGCCGGCGTCGTCAACCTGGAAGTTGGCCAGCCGGTCACCGTCCACCCCGCGGAACTCGTGGGGGACGGCACCATGCCGGAACGCCTCACCGGCCGCACCAACCTCTACCCGCAGATCCGGTACTTCGGATCCGCAGCCTTCGATCCGCACACGGACGGCGGCTTCAGCGAACGCAAGCTCGCCAAGGCGTCCCAGATCCGGGTGCTGCCCGACGGCGTGGACACGCTCCGCGGGGCACTGGCCGAACCGCTCGCCGTCGCCATGCATGCGGTCAGCCGCGCCGGTGACCTCACCGGCCGGGACGTCCTGGTCAACGGCGCCGGGCCTATCGGCTCCCTGGTGGTGGCAGCCGCCAAGTACGCGGGAGCCAGGACCGTCATTGCCGCCGACATCAGCGATGCTGCCCTGAAGATCGCCGCGGCCATGGGCGCCGACGAGGTCCGCAACGTCTCCACCGGCGGAAGCCTGCCGGCGGACATGGAGCTCGTCTTCGAGGCGTCCGGCATCCCCGCCGTGCTGGGCGGAGTCCTCCGCGCCACGGCCCGTGGCGGGACCCTGGTCCAGGTGGGGAACCTTCCGGGTGCCCCGGCCCCGGCTGCCCTGGGGGACCTGGTCACCCGGGAGATCACCTGGGTCGGCTCCTACCGCTTTGTGGATGAAATCACCGATGCGCTCCGCGCCATGGCCGGTGGCCTGGACGTATCCCCGGTCATCACCCATAAGTTCGGCATCGACCAGGCAGCCGAGGCCATGCGGGTCTTCGGCGATCCGACCTCCGGCAGCAGCAAGGTCATGCTCAACCTCACCCCGCCTACGGCCTGA
- the manD gene encoding D-mannonate dehydratase ManD encodes MKITDARVVVSSPGRNYVTLVIETEDGITGIGDATLNGRELAVASYLSEHLCPLLIGRDARRIEDAWQYFYKGAYWRRGPVTMTAIAAIDVALWDIKGKAAGMPVYELLGGAAREGVMVYGHASGSSLEDLSADFQHHLDLGYKAIRAQAAVPGLEKTYGIAPVDGKLYEPASGNVPQEDMWETTAYLDFAPKMMAHVREEFGYGVHVLHDVHHRLSPIEAGRLGASLEQYRPFWIEDPTPAEDQSAFRLIRQHTTTPVAVGEVLNSIWDCQQLITERLIDYIRTSVSHAGGITHLRRIFSLADLYGVRSGSHGAGDLSPASFAAALHVDMSIPNFGIQEYMGHREPANEVFSTSYTFSDGYMHPGDAPGIGVEFNEEAAARFPFDPKYLPVNRRLDGSVHDW; translated from the coding sequence GTGAAGATCACCGACGCACGGGTAGTGGTTTCGTCGCCCGGACGAAATTACGTCACGCTCGTTATCGAAACCGAGGACGGTATCACCGGCATCGGCGACGCCACCCTTAACGGGCGCGAGCTGGCTGTGGCGTCCTACCTGTCAGAGCACCTGTGCCCGCTGCTGATCGGCCGCGATGCGCGCCGGATCGAGGACGCCTGGCAGTACTTCTACAAGGGCGCCTACTGGCGCCGCGGACCGGTGACCATGACCGCGATCGCCGCCATCGACGTCGCGCTGTGGGACATCAAGGGCAAGGCCGCCGGCATGCCGGTCTACGAACTCCTCGGCGGTGCGGCCCGCGAGGGCGTTATGGTATACGGGCACGCCAGCGGGTCCAGCCTCGAGGACCTCAGCGCCGACTTCCAGCACCACCTGGACCTCGGCTACAAGGCAATCCGCGCCCAGGCCGCTGTACCCGGGCTGGAGAAGACCTATGGCATCGCCCCCGTGGACGGCAAGCTTTACGAGCCTGCCAGCGGCAACGTGCCCCAGGAAGACATGTGGGAGACGACGGCGTACCTGGACTTCGCGCCGAAGATGATGGCCCATGTGCGCGAAGAGTTCGGTTACGGCGTGCACGTCCTGCACGACGTCCACCACCGGCTGTCCCCGATCGAGGCGGGCCGTTTAGGCGCCTCGCTGGAGCAGTACCGGCCGTTCTGGATCGAGGACCCGACGCCGGCCGAAGACCAGTCGGCGTTCCGCCTGATCCGCCAGCACACCACCACGCCCGTCGCCGTGGGTGAGGTCCTCAACTCCATCTGGGACTGCCAGCAGCTGATCACCGAACGGCTGATCGACTACATCCGCACCTCGGTTTCACACGCCGGCGGCATCACCCACCTGCGCCGGATCTTCTCCCTCGCAGACCTCTACGGCGTGCGCTCGGGCTCGCACGGCGCGGGCGACCTCTCGCCCGCCTCCTTCGCCGCTGCCCTCCACGTGGACATGAGCATCCCCAACTTCGGCATCCAGGAATACATGGGCCACCGGGAGCCCGCCAACGAGGTGTTCAGCACGTCCTACACCTTCAGTGACGGCTACATGCATCCAGGGGACGCGCCCGGCATCGGCGTAGAGTTCAACGAGGAAGCCGCCGCCCGGTTTCCGTTCGACCCCAAATACCTGCCCGTCAACCGGCGGCTCGATGGATCGGTGCATGACTGGTGA
- a CDS encoding PfkB family carbohydrate kinase: MGEILVEVATDQAFGHGVPAQLGISGDALNVAASAAAAGARVGLLAVLTDDDLGRAIAARIVELGVSPELLRFRPGQQGVYLVHCDPDGQREFSYARSGSVGSTLGPDDVDPAVFSAAGAVVAGGIACAISTTARAAVVKAASVAQRFVFDPNFRPRLTSVEDATAALLQLAPRAFLVTPSFPGETGALLGTSTPTEAAARLRGLGARNVAVTCGADGIQLDGEGRDGAAETAWIDSIPAPAVVDQTGAGDAFVGTLTARMILGDGFAEAARCGAAAASLVVGGKGGTGFIPTLEQTRAHAAGSPARLAREGAAPSHA; this comes from the coding sequence ATGGGCGAGATCCTCGTCGAGGTGGCCACCGACCAGGCCTTCGGCCACGGCGTGCCGGCGCAGCTTGGCATCTCGGGTGACGCGCTTAACGTTGCGGCGTCGGCCGCGGCGGCCGGCGCCCGCGTGGGCCTGCTCGCGGTCCTGACCGACGACGACCTTGGCCGCGCCATCGCCGCCCGGATCGTGGAACTCGGCGTTTCCCCGGAGCTGCTCAGGTTCCGGCCGGGACAGCAGGGCGTGTACCTGGTGCACTGCGACCCGGACGGGCAGCGGGAGTTTTCCTACGCACGCAGCGGCAGCGTCGGGTCCACGCTGGGGCCGGACGACGTGGACCCCGCAGTCTTTTCGGCCGCGGGCGCCGTGGTGGCCGGCGGCATCGCCTGCGCCATTTCGACGACGGCGCGCGCCGCCGTCGTCAAGGCCGCCTCCGTGGCCCAACGCTTTGTCTTCGATCCCAACTTCCGCCCCCGGCTCACGTCCGTGGAGGATGCGACGGCGGCCCTGCTGCAGCTCGCGCCCCGTGCGTTCCTGGTCACCCCCTCCTTCCCCGGCGAGACGGGCGCCCTCCTGGGCACCTCCACCCCGACCGAGGCCGCCGCGCGGCTGCGCGGCCTTGGTGCCCGGAACGTCGCGGTCACCTGCGGCGCGGACGGAATCCAGCTTGACGGTGAGGGCCGGGACGGCGCAGCCGAAACCGCCTGGATCGACTCCATTCCGGCCCCCGCCGTGGTGGACCAGACCGGCGCCGGAGACGCTTTCGTAGGCACCCTGACCGCACGGATGATCCTCGGGGACGGCTTCGCCGAGGCCGCCCGTTGCGGCGCCGCCGCGGCATCGCTGGTGGTTGGCGGCAAGGGAGGCACCGGGTTCATCCCCACGCTGGAACAGACCCGGGCCCACGCAGCGGGATCTCCCGCCCGCCTTGCCCGCGAAGGAGCAGCGCCATCACACGCCTGA
- a CDS encoding mannitol dehydrogenase family protein yields the protein MGLGAFARAHTAVFTEDAMLATGSADWGIIGVTQRSDTVARQLAPQDGLFSVAERGTGAAPLRVVSSIVEAISGKDRPDAVVDRIAAETTKVVTLTVTEKGYRIDPHTGSLNTADEQVAADLAGRPPLTAVGQIARGIQKRARSGGGPLTVVSCDNLPGNGELTGNLVRAFAGALPDAESAPLLAWLGQNVTFPNTMVDRMVPATTEGDLAAVERDLGLRDEAAVVAEPFMQWVIEDKFAAERPAWERAGALFSEDVAAWEAAKLRLLNASHSMLAYLGLATGKATISGAVGEDAFRTACRLMMADDALPTISLPAGLDGDEYCGQVLERFANPALGHTTAKVGSDGSQKIGLRLLTTVNTNLETGREPRWAALAVAAWMHHVASTPASELNDPLAAELQAALPAGRTAEAVVPALLGMRSIFDPALAANTTFADLLTHWYRTIDIDGLDGLRKEIIHG from the coding sequence CTGGGCCTCGGCGCTTTCGCCCGCGCCCACACCGCAGTGTTCACCGAGGACGCCATGCTCGCCACCGGCTCAGCGGACTGGGGAATCATCGGGGTGACCCAGCGCTCGGACACCGTGGCACGCCAGCTGGCACCGCAGGACGGGCTGTTCTCCGTGGCGGAACGGGGCACTGGCGCCGCTCCGCTGCGCGTGGTCTCAAGCATCGTGGAGGCCATTTCCGGGAAGGACCGGCCGGATGCAGTGGTGGACCGGATCGCAGCCGAAACCACCAAGGTAGTGACGCTGACGGTCACCGAAAAGGGCTACCGCATCGACCCGCACACCGGCTCGCTCAACACCGCCGACGAGCAGGTTGCGGCGGACCTCGCCGGCAGGCCGCCGCTCACCGCCGTCGGACAGATAGCCCGTGGCATCCAGAAGCGCGCCCGTTCCGGGGGCGGTCCGCTGACCGTCGTCTCCTGCGACAACCTCCCCGGCAACGGTGAGCTGACCGGCAACCTGGTGCGGGCATTTGCCGGGGCCCTTCCGGACGCGGAGTCCGCGCCGCTGCTCGCCTGGCTGGGGCAAAACGTCACGTTCCCCAACACGATGGTGGACCGGATGGTGCCCGCCACCACGGAAGGTGACCTGGCCGCCGTCGAACGTGACCTGGGACTCCGGGACGAGGCCGCCGTGGTGGCTGAACCCTTTATGCAGTGGGTGATCGAGGACAAATTCGCGGCGGAGCGCCCCGCCTGGGAGCGCGCCGGCGCGCTGTTCAGTGAGGACGTCGCGGCCTGGGAGGCAGCCAAGCTGCGGCTGCTGAATGCGAGCCACTCGATGCTTGCATACCTGGGCCTGGCAACGGGCAAGGCGACCATCAGCGGCGCCGTGGGGGAGGACGCCTTCCGGACTGCCTGCCGCCTGATGATGGCTGATGACGCGCTCCCCACCATCAGCCTTCCAGCCGGCCTGGACGGCGACGAATACTGCGGCCAGGTGCTTGAACGGTTCGCCAACCCGGCGCTGGGCCACACAACGGCCAAAGTGGGCAGTGACGGGTCGCAAAAGATCGGCTTGCGGCTGCTGACCACCGTGAACACAAACCTTGAAACCGGCCGCGAACCGCGCTGGGCTGCGCTTGCCGTCGCTGCGTGGATGCACCACGTGGCCTCGACCCCGGCGTCGGAGCTGAACGATCCCCTCGCCGCGGAACTCCAGGCGGCCCTGCCGGCCGGACGCACGGCGGAAGCCGTTGTCCCTGCGCTGCTGGGCATGCGGAGCATCTTCGATCCGGCGCTCGCAGCCAACACCACCTTCGCGGACCTGCTGACGCACTGGTACCGCACCATCGACATCGACGGGCTGGACGGCCTGAGAAAAGAGATCATCCATGGCTGA
- the eda gene encoding bifunctional 4-hydroxy-2-oxoglutarate aldolase/2-dehydro-3-deoxy-phosphogluconate aldolase, with product MADATSVLHVSPVIPVVTIADPQHAVPVARALADGGVRIIELTLRTGSALESMKRIAAEVPEILLGAGTILTPAQADAAVAAGAQFLVSPGVTRSLLDHMLQLGVPVLPGVATVGEVMAVLERGLSAMKFFPAGPAGGPKYLAAIGAPIPEVQFCPTGGVSLESAPGYLSLPNVTCVGGSWLTPRAAVEGEYWAEITRLARGAAALG from the coding sequence ATGGCTGACGCAACCAGCGTCCTGCACGTTTCACCGGTCATCCCGGTGGTCACCATCGCCGACCCGCAGCACGCCGTTCCGGTGGCGCGGGCACTGGCCGACGGCGGGGTCCGGATCATCGAGCTCACGCTGCGGACCGGCAGCGCCCTTGAGTCGATGAAGCGCATCGCCGCTGAAGTGCCGGAGATCCTGCTGGGTGCCGGAACCATCCTTACCCCGGCCCAGGCCGATGCCGCCGTGGCCGCAGGTGCGCAGTTCCTGGTCAGCCCGGGAGTGACGCGTTCCCTGCTGGACCACATGCTGCAGCTTGGCGTGCCGGTGCTGCCCGGCGTGGCCACGGTCGGCGAAGTGATGGCCGTCCTGGAGCGCGGACTCAGCGCCATGAAGTTCTTCCCGGCCGGCCCGGCGGGCGGACCGAAATACCTCGCGGCCATCGGCGCGCCGATCCCGGAGGTGCAGTTCTGCCCCACCGGCGGGGTGAGCCTGGAATCCGCCCCCGGGTATCTGTCCCTGCCCAACGTCACCTGCGTGGGCGGCAGCTGGCTCACACCGCGGGCCGCGGTTGAGGGCGAATACTGGGCGGAGATCACCCGGCTGGCACGGGGAGCGGCTGCACTGGGCTAA
- a CDS encoding carbohydrate kinase family protein, translated as MLTVIGEGLVDVVQRASGIEAHVGGSPLNVAVGLARLDHPVQFIGRYGRDAYGDSVAAHLRASSVMLPMGPDDLPTSVATALIDDDGAATYTFDLTWQLPGIADRLAFMLQGTTLLHTGSIATMLAPGATEVLAAVEFAHPHATISFDPNCRPSIITDVDYARRHAEKFVSLADVVKASDEDLAWLYPDLDVLDAARRWLSLGGEEGPALVVVTRGADGPWGVCRAGEAQVEAPKVEVADTVGAGDSFMAALLSGLVDRGLDGAQNRKDLRELPAEGLEGLLAHAAKAAAVTVSRPGANPPTRAELNGAPAEG; from the coding sequence ATGCTCACAGTTATAGGCGAAGGCCTCGTCGACGTTGTCCAGCGCGCCTCCGGAATCGAAGCCCACGTGGGCGGCAGTCCCCTGAATGTCGCAGTGGGCCTGGCCCGCCTCGACCACCCGGTGCAGTTCATCGGCCGGTACGGCCGGGACGCCTATGGTGATTCCGTCGCGGCGCACCTGCGCGCCAGTTCCGTGATGCTTCCCATGGGGCCGGACGACCTGCCCACCAGCGTGGCCACCGCGCTGATTGACGACGACGGCGCCGCCACCTACACGTTCGACCTCACCTGGCAGCTTCCCGGCATCGCCGACCGGCTCGCGTTCATGCTGCAGGGAACCACCCTGCTGCACACGGGGTCCATTGCCACGATGCTGGCGCCGGGCGCCACCGAGGTGCTTGCCGCCGTCGAATTCGCCCACCCGCACGCCACCATCAGCTTCGACCCCAACTGCCGGCCCAGCATCATCACCGATGTGGATTACGCGCGCCGCCACGCGGAGAAGTTCGTGTCCCTGGCGGACGTTGTGAAGGCGTCCGATGAGGACCTCGCCTGGCTCTACCCGGACCTTGACGTGCTGGACGCCGCGCGCCGCTGGCTGTCCCTGGGCGGGGAGGAAGGGCCGGCGCTGGTGGTGGTCACGCGCGGAGCAGACGGGCCGTGGGGTGTGTGCCGGGCGGGCGAAGCCCAGGTGGAGGCTCCCAAGGTTGAGGTGGCGGATACCGTGGGCGCCGGTGACTCGTTCATGGCGGCGCTGCTCTCCGGCCTGGTGGACCGCGGCCTGGACGGAGCCCAGAACCGGAAGGACCTGCGCGAACTCCCGGCGGAGGGACTGGAGGGACTCCTGGCCCATGCGGCGAAGGCGGCGGCTGTTACGGTGTCCCGGCCGGGCGCGAACCCGCCCACGCGGGCTGAGTTGAACGGGGCGCCTGCTGAGGGGTAG
- a CDS encoding ABC transporter substrate-binding protein — protein MSDPSNKSPRNQPASTRIVAGQSAAPKRSLGRKIGIGAALLALLGGGAAIAAAVNSGGTPAAVQETAPAGNPAAELKLGYFGNVTHAPALVGVSQGYIAGELGDTKLSTQVFNAGPAAIEALNAGAIDATYIGPNPAINSFVKSGGESINIIAGAAAGGAQLVVKSDINSVADLKGKTLASPQLGGTQDVALRAWLASQGYKTNVDGSGDVAINPTENAQTLKLFQDGKLDGAWLPEPWASRLVLTAGAKVLVDEKDLWDGALSGKPGEFPTTILIVNQKFAADHPDTVKALLKGHVKSVEWLNGAADGEKASVINAALKEAAGAELKPDVIDRSLKNIVFTVDPLAGTYQKLLADGVTAGTTKQADINGIFDLRALNGVAGDKTSAAGLGKE, from the coding sequence ATGTCAGACCCTTCGAACAAGAGCCCCAGGAACCAGCCCGCCTCCACGCGCATCGTGGCCGGACAGTCCGCCGCTCCCAAGCGCTCCCTCGGCAGGAAGATCGGCATCGGCGCTGCACTGCTCGCCCTGTTGGGCGGAGGCGCCGCCATCGCGGCGGCGGTGAACAGCGGCGGCACTCCCGCTGCCGTGCAGGAAACCGCACCCGCCGGGAACCCCGCCGCCGAATTGAAGCTTGGCTACTTCGGCAACGTCACCCACGCGCCCGCCCTGGTGGGCGTCAGCCAGGGCTACATCGCCGGCGAACTGGGCGACACCAAGCTCAGCACCCAGGTATTCAACGCCGGGCCGGCAGCCATTGAGGCACTTAATGCCGGCGCCATCGACGCCACCTACATCGGCCCCAATCCGGCCATCAACTCGTTCGTCAAGAGCGGCGGCGAGTCGATCAACATCATCGCCGGCGCTGCAGCCGGCGGTGCCCAGCTGGTGGTCAAGTCGGACATCAACTCCGTCGCCGACCTCAAGGGCAAGACCCTCGCCTCCCCGCAGCTCGGTGGCACGCAGGACGTCGCCCTCCGCGCCTGGCTGGCTTCGCAGGGCTACAAGACCAACGTTGACGGCAGCGGCGACGTTGCCATCAACCCCACGGAGAACGCCCAGACCCTGAAGCTGTTCCAGGACGGAAAGCTCGACGGCGCGTGGCTGCCCGAGCCCTGGGCCTCCCGCCTGGTGCTGACCGCCGGCGCCAAGGTGCTGGTGGACGAAAAGGACCTGTGGGACGGCGCGCTGTCCGGCAAGCCGGGCGAGTTCCCCACCACCATCCTGATCGTGAACCAGAAGTTCGCCGCGGACCACCCGGACACAGTGAAGGCCCTCCTGAAAGGGCACGTGAAGTCGGTCGAGTGGCTGAACGGAGCAGCCGACGGCGAGAAGGCCAGCGTCATCAACGCCGCCCTCAAGGAAGCCGCGGGCGCCGAGCTGAAACCCGACGTCATCGACCGGTCCCTGAAGAACATCGTGTTCACCGTGGACCCGCTGGCCGGAACCTACCAGAAGCTCCTGGCCGACGGCGTGACCGCCGGAACCACTAAGCAGGCGGACATCAACGGCATCTTCGACCTGCGGGCGCTCAACGGCGTCGCCGGCGATAAGACCTCGGCCGCGGGGCTCGGCAAGGAATAG